A section of the Clostridium sp. TW13 genome encodes:
- a CDS encoding TPM domain-containing protein encodes MNINSKRKQFAFFSLILLLVNLFLSFPVKAEVKIPESTSYKYVNDYINLMGSEEANKIISIGKELEDKTGAQAVVVIIDSTNDIPIEDYAINLFRAWGIGQKGKDNGLLILLAKNDRTWRVEVGRGLEGAIPDILSNRVMESLAKPSFIEGKYGEGLLNAYSKFSDYIATEYNVKLDKSLNISLPEQTTSNSNSAVRKIGLGIFLLLFFLDLIFNKGRISSTLFQLLLLNSFFRNHGPRDGSSGSGGFGGFGGGSSGGGGSSGRW; translated from the coding sequence GTGAATATAAACAGTAAAAGAAAGCAGTTTGCTTTCTTTTCATTAATTCTTCTTTTAGTAAACTTATTCCTGAGCTTCCCTGTAAAAGCTGAAGTCAAAATTCCAGAGTCTACATCTTATAAGTATGTAAATGACTATATCAATCTTATGGGAAGTGAAGAAGCAAATAAAATTATTTCTATAGGAAAAGAATTAGAAGATAAGACTGGCGCTCAGGCCGTTGTAGTGATAATAGACTCTACTAATGATATTCCAATTGAAGATTATGCTATTAACCTCTTTAGAGCTTGGGGAATTGGTCAAAAAGGGAAGGATAATGGTTTATTAATTCTCCTAGCTAAAAATGATAGAACGTGGAGAGTGGAGGTTGGACGTGGACTTGAGGGAGCAATACCAGATATATTAAGTAACAGAGTAATGGAATCCTTAGCAAAACCAAGCTTTATTGAAGGAAAATATGGAGAAGGCTTGCTTAACGCTTATAGTAAATTTAGTGACTATATTGCCACTGAATACAACGTTAAACTAGATAAATCACTAAATATATCTTTACCTGAACAAACTACTTCTAATTCAAATTCTGCCGTAAGAAAGATTGGTTTAGGAATCTTTTTGCTTCTATTTTTTCTAGATTTAATATTTAATAAAGGAAGAATTTCTTCTACGCTCTTTCAACTTTTACTATTAAATAGCTTTTTTAGGAATCATGGTCCTAGAGATGGTTCTTCTGGTAGTGGTGGTTTTGGTGGTTTTGGAGGAGGTTCTTCCGGTGGTGGAGGTTCAAGTGGACGCTGGTAG
- a CDS encoding ABC transporter ATP-binding protein, whose translation MSEAKKGDVILEVKNLKKYFKVGPNAILKAVDDVSFVLREGETLGLVGESGCGKTTCGRTCIGMYDKTDGEVIYKGQKVHELKGRDKTNFAKEVQIIFQDPYASLNPRMTVADIIAEGIDIHGLAKTKEERNQKVYDLLKLVGLNKEHANRFVHEFSGGQRQRIGIARALAVEPKFILCDEPISALDVSIQAQIVNLLIKLQKEMGLTYLFIAHDLSMVKHISDRVAVMYLGSMVELSTSEKLYAKPMHPYTQALLSAIPIPDPEIEKNRQRIMLEGDVPSPINPPEGCRFKARCKHATDICGKVTPKLVEVEPEHFVACHLFDK comes from the coding sequence ATGAGTGAGGCTAAAAAAGGTGATGTTATATTAGAAGTTAAGAATTTGAAAAAGTACTTCAAAGTAGGACCTAATGCCATATTAAAGGCTGTTGATGATGTTTCTTTCGTATTAAGAGAGGGAGAAACATTAGGTCTTGTTGGTGAATCAGGTTGTGGAAAGACTACTTGTGGAAGAACTTGTATAGGAATGTATGATAAGACAGATGGAGAAGTAATATATAAAGGGCAAAAAGTTCATGAGCTAAAGGGAAGAGATAAAACAAATTTTGCCAAAGAAGTTCAAATTATTTTCCAAGATCCTTATGCTTCTTTAAATCCAAGAATGACTGTAGCTGATATTATAGCAGAAGGTATAGATATCCATGGGTTAGCAAAGACTAAAGAAGAAAGAAATCAAAAGGTTTATGATCTTTTAAAGTTAGTTGGCTTAAATAAGGAACATGCCAACAGGTTCGTTCATGAATTCTCAGGTGGACAAAGACAAAGAATAGGTATTGCGAGAGCACTTGCAGTAGAGCCAAAGTTTATACTTTGTGATGAACCAATATCAGCTTTAGATGTGTCAATTCAAGCACAAATTGTTAACTTACTAATAAAATTACAAAAAGAAATGGGATTAACTTATTTATTTATTGCCCATGACTTATCAATGGTTAAGCATATTTCTGATAGAGTTGCCGTTATGTACTTAGGCTCAATGGTTGAATTATCAACTTCAGAAAAGTTATATGCCAAACCAATGCATCCATATACTCAAGCTTTATTGTCAGCAATTCCAATTCCTGATCCAGAAATTGAAAAAAATAGACAAAGAATAATGCTTGAAGGGGACGTACCAAGTCCAATCAATCCGCCAGAAGGATGTAGATTTAAGGCAAGATGTAAGCATGCTACAGACATATGTGGAAAGGTGACTCCTAAGTTAGTTGAAGTAGAACCAGAACATTTTGTAGCTTGTCATTTATTTGATAAATAA
- a CDS encoding ABC transporter ATP-binding protein, with protein sequence MEKILEVKNLRVSYHTYAGEVQSVRGISFDVEKGEALAIVGESGCGKSVTSRAIMSIIEKPGEIKKDSKIIYKGENILEFNKKQLQNYRGGECAMIFQDALTSLNPTMKVGKQIAENLVIHRGMNRKQAMEEAVKMLKLVGIPNPETRVNQYPHEFSGGMRQRVMIAIALACSPKLLIADEPTTALDVTIQAQIIELIKDLQQKIGSSVVIITHDLGVVADIADRVVVIYAGQIVEKGRTEEIFYNPKHPYTWALLNAVPRLDLENKQELYTIKGTPPDLIAPPKGCGFAQRCKYCMKICLEQQPENFTFEDGHEAACWLNHPDVPKDNIEFFNNDNVQSLDGGAK encoded by the coding sequence ATGGAAAAGATACTAGAAGTAAAGAATTTAAGAGTATCTTATCACACTTATGCAGGCGAAGTGCAATCTGTAAGAGGTATCTCCTTTGATGTAGAAAAGGGAGAGGCATTAGCTATTGTTGGAGAATCAGGTTGTGGTAAGAGTGTTACATCAAGAGCAATCATGTCAATAATAGAAAAACCAGGTGAAATTAAAAAAGATAGTAAAATTATATATAAAGGTGAAAATATTTTAGAATTTAATAAAAAGCAACTTCAAAATTATAGAGGTGGAGAATGTGCAATGATATTCCAAGATGCACTTACTTCATTAAATCCAACTATGAAGGTTGGAAAGCAAATAGCAGAAAATTTAGTCATCCACAGAGGAATGAATAGGAAGCAGGCGATGGAAGAAGCCGTTAAAATGCTTAAGCTAGTAGGAATTCCTAATCCGGAGACAAGAGTAAATCAATATCCACATGAATTTTCAGGTGGTATGAGACAAAGAGTTATGATAGCTATAGCCTTAGCATGTAGTCCAAAGCTTTTAATTGCTGACGAACCAACTACAGCATTGGATGTAACTATTCAAGCTCAAATTATTGAACTTATAAAGGATCTTCAACAAAAAATAGGCTCATCAGTAGTTATTATCACTCATGATTTGGGTGTTGTTGCAGATATAGCTGATAGAGTGGTTGTAATCTACGCAGGTCAGATTGTTGAAAAGGGAAGAACAGAAGAAATATTCTATAATCCTAAGCATCCTTATACTTGGGCGCTACTTAATGCAGTACCAAGACTAGATTTAGAAAATAAGCAAGAGCTTTATACTATAAAGGGAACACCACCAGACCTAATTGCCCCACCAAAGGGTTGCGGATTTGCACAACGTTGTAAATATTGTATGAAGATATGTTTGGAACAACAACCAGAAAACTTTACATTTGAAGATGGACATGAGGCAGCTTGCTGGTTAAATCATCCAGATGTACCAAAGGATAATATTGAATTCTTTAATAATGATAATGTTCAATCCTTAGATGGAGGTGCAAAATAA
- a CDS encoding ABC transporter permease produces MLKLTKEMMEPVDAEQLNADLVVRPNISYWQDAWRRLKKNPMAMCALGVLIIIIILAIVGPSIKGLDYVSINSSQKNIKPNGQYWFGTDNFGRDLFSRIWIGARISIAIALSATAIKVVIGSLYGAAMAYFGGFVDQLLMRIIEIISSIPDLILTMLIMIVLGNGKVSLLIALCFTAWINTARMLRGQIMQLRECEYVLAAEALGASPARIITKHLIPNTIGLLILDIATAIPGIIFAESSLSFLGIGLQTPDFSLGSLLASGQSAMAFYPYQLVCPSIVLCLIVLSFNLFGDGLRDALDPKLRQ; encoded by the coding sequence ATGTTGAAATTGACAAAAGAAATGATGGAACCCGTAGATGCGGAACAACTTAATGCTGATTTAGTAGTTAGACCTAATATTAGCTACTGGCAAGATGCATGGAGAAGACTTAAGAAAAATCCTATGGCAATGTGTGCATTAGGAGTATTGATAATAATAATAATTTTAGCAATTGTAGGGCCAAGTATTAAAGGGCTTGATTATGTATCAATAAACTCATCACAAAAGAATATTAAACCAAATGGACAGTATTGGTTTGGAACCGATAATTTTGGAAGAGACTTATTTTCTAGAATATGGATTGGTGCGAGAATTTCTATAGCGATAGCCTTATCAGCTACAGCAATTAAGGTAGTTATAGGTTCTTTATATGGAGCAGCAATGGCTTATTTTGGGGGATTTGTTGATCAACTTTTAATGAGAATTATTGAAATTATAAGTAGTATACCAGACTTAATTTTAACAATGTTAATTATGATTGTTTTAGGTAATGGTAAAGTATCACTTCTTATTGCATTATGTTTTACTGCATGGATTAATACAGCAAGAATGTTAAGAGGACAAATCATGCAATTGAGAGAATGTGAATATGTTTTGGCGGCAGAAGCACTAGGAGCTTCACCAGCAAGAATAATTACAAAGCATTTAATTCCAAACACTATTGGACTTTTAATTTTGGACATTGCAACAGCAATACCAGGTATAATATTTGCAGAATCATCCCTTTCTTTCTTGGGAATAGGACTTCAAACACCTGACTTTAGTTTGGGATCATTGTTAGCATCAGGACAATCAGCAATGGCTTTTTATCCATATCAATTGGTTTGTCCATCTATAGTATTATGTTTAATAGTTTTATCATTTAACTTGTTTGGAGATGGATTAAGAGATGCCTTAGATCCAAAATTACGTCAATAG
- a CDS encoding ABC transporter permease: protein MLRYLIKRACAMIVTLFIIMTATFFLLAAVPGDPLTEKVSKLPPNIRAEMYKKYGYDKPVFERYLKSMQGIITRFDFGQSIVYPGQTIQSVMKEKAPISARLGIQQIILGIGIGLILGVIAAVKRGTWVDYGIVTIAMIFVSVPSLVIALILQITLAGNYFPIIGWPTKGMSFISGFKYTVLPTLAGAFAYIAGYARLMKTSMLDNISQDYVLTAKSKGLSRVQVISRHVFRNSFLPIVTNLPLTIAFVITGSFFIERVYSIPGAGQYFVDAVTGRDVPMIMGQTLLTTILYLIVLFLTDILYTVVDPRIRISGGKR from the coding sequence ATGTTAAGGTATTTAATTAAAAGAGCTTGTGCAATGATTGTTACATTATTTATAATAATGACAGCTACATTTTTTCTTTTAGCAGCAGTACCAGGAGATCCGTTAACAGAGAAAGTTTCAAAATTACCACCAAATATAAGGGCAGAAATGTATAAAAAATATGGTTATGATAAACCTGTTTTTGAAAGATATCTTAAATCTATGCAAGGAATAATTACAAGATTCGATTTTGGGCAATCTATAGTATATCCAGGGCAAACAATTCAAAGTGTAATGAAGGAAAAGGCACCTATATCAGCTAGATTAGGTATTCAACAAATTATTCTTGGAATTGGGATAGGACTAATTCTTGGAGTTATTGCAGCTGTAAAGAGAGGAACTTGGGTGGATTATGGTATAGTAACAATAGCTATGATATTTGTATCAGTACCATCTTTGGTTATAGCTCTTATTTTGCAGATTACATTAGCAGGAAACTATTTTCCTATAATAGGATGGCCTACAAAAGGAATGTCATTTATATCAGGTTTTAAGTACACAGTGCTTCCTACATTAGCAGGAGCGTTTGCGTATATAGCAGGTTATGCTAGACTTATGAAAACTTCAATGCTTGATAATATAAGTCAAGATTATGTATTGACAGCAAAATCAAAAGGATTATCTAGAGTACAAGTAATAAGTAGACATGTATTCAGAAACTCTTTTCTTCCAATAGTTACAAATCTTCCATTGACAATAGCATTTGTAATTACAGGATCATTTTTTATTGAAAGAGTATACTCAATACCAGGAGCTGGTCAATATTTTGTAGATGCAGTTACAGGTAGAGATGTACCTATGATAATGGGACAAACACTATTAACTACAATTTTATATTTAATTGTTCTTTTTTTGACAGATATTTTATATACTGTAGTTGATCCAAGAATAAGAATTTCTGGTGGAAAGAGATAG
- a CDS encoding peptide ABC transporter substrate-binding protein — translation MKKKRWLASILAAAMLTTTAVGLVGCGDSNSNSQGNSASDKKDSKQELNIIYFDPQTLDTNNCSDTDSATIIGAVQEGLLRIQNTGGQDKLVDAGAEKHEVSTDGLTYTFKLRDYKWSDGKPVTAQQFKDSIIRILDQKKAFPYAFFAYNIVNGQAYNQGKAKAEDVGVTAKDDKTLEIKLAKADPTFLSKIAYQCFMPVRLDVIEKGGENYETDITKQVYCGPYKISEWNKNNSIKLVKNPDYWDAKNVFIETVNSTNIKEFSTQAQMFEAKQLDVTGSTTEYLDKWTKEAEQGKFKAIKAGDPSTDYLSFNLKNAPSGILSNVKVRKAFAMSINRENYLKDVFGRYTPAYGVVPTTLSLGDKEYRSIVPEPLKDEVSKYAGKPQEIQKLLHEGLKELGKDKDNLKDIHLTYLVYGATSLQKQSAEWWQQELQKNLGVTIDLKVYGESKLYYNDLKAYKYDLTLQGWHGDYNDPMTFIDLFSNPDMQPYTGGYSNEDYNKIVDSLAGVTDQAKRKDIFATAEKKLITEDYGVVPVDYRDKRTFMQNYVKDFEMPMFGSLYEWRWAYISGKE, via the coding sequence ATGAAAAAGAAAAGATGGTTAGCATCAATTTTAGCAGCAGCTATGCTAACAACAACAGCTGTAGGTTTAGTGGGTTGTGGAGACTCAAATAGCAATTCACAAGGAAATTCAGCTAGTGATAAGAAGGACTCAAAGCAAGAACTAAATATAATCTATTTTGATCCTCAAACATTAGACACTAATAATTGTTCTGATACAGATTCAGCTACTATCATTGGTGCAGTACAAGAAGGTCTTTTAAGAATTCAAAATACTGGAGGACAAGATAAATTAGTTGACGCTGGTGCTGAAAAGCATGAAGTATCTACAGATGGTTTGACATACACATTCAAATTAAGAGATTACAAATGGTCAGATGGAAAGCCGGTTACAGCTCAACAATTTAAAGATTCAATAATAAGAATATTAGATCAGAAAAAAGCTTTTCCATATGCTTTCTTCGCATATAATATAGTTAATGGACAAGCTTATAATCAAGGAAAGGCGAAGGCAGAAGATGTTGGGGTTACAGCTAAAGATGATAAAACTTTAGAAATAAAGCTAGCGAAAGCTGATCCTACATTCTTAAGTAAGATAGCATATCAATGCTTTATGCCAGTAAGACTTGATGTTATAGAAAAAGGTGGAGAAAATTACGAAACAGATATAACAAAACAAGTATACTGTGGACCATATAAGATTTCTGAATGGAATAAAAATAATAGTATAAAGCTTGTAAAGAACCCTGATTACTGGGATGCAAAGAATGTTTTTATAGAAACTGTTAATAGTACAAACATTAAAGAGTTCTCAACTCAAGCACAAATGTTTGAAGCAAAACAATTAGATGTAACAGGTTCAACTACAGAGTATCTTGATAAATGGACTAAGGAAGCAGAACAAGGTAAATTTAAGGCAATAAAGGCTGGGGATCCATCTACTGATTACTTATCATTCAATTTAAAGAATGCTCCAAGTGGTATTTTATCAAATGTAAAAGTAAGAAAAGCTTTTGCTATGTCAATTAATAGAGAAAATTACTTAAAGGACGTATTTGGAAGATATACACCAGCGTATGGAGTAGTTCCAACAACATTAAGTTTAGGAGATAAAGAATATAGAAGTATAGTTCCAGAACCTCTTAAAGATGAAGTTTCTAAGTATGCAGGTAAACCACAGGAAATCCAAAAACTTTTACATGAAGGTTTAAAAGAACTTGGTAAGGACAAGGATAACTTAAAGGATATCCATTTAACATATTTAGTTTATGGAGCAACTTCTTTACAAAAGCAATCAGCAGAATGGTGGCAACAAGAACTTCAAAAGAATTTAGGAGTTACAATAGACTTAAAGGTTTATGGAGAAAGCAAATTATACTATAATGATTTAAAAGCTTATAAATATGATTTAACTCTACAAGGTTGGCATGGTGACTACAATGATCCTATGACATTTATAGATTTGTTCTCAAATCCAGATATGCAACCATACACTGGTGGATATAGCAATGAGGATTACAATAAGATAGTAGATTCTTTAGCTGGAGTTACAGATCAAGCTAAGAGAAAAGATATCTTTGCAACAGCTGAAAAGAAGCTAATTACAGAAGATTATGGTGTAGTTCCTGTTGATTATAGAGATAAGAGAACATTCATGCAAAATTATGTTAAAGATTTTGAAATGCCAATGTTCGGCTCACTTTATGAGTGGAGATGGGCTTACATTTCAGGAAAAGAATAA
- a CDS encoding DUF3785 domain-containing protein: protein MYKFDFEGKTYELNEEKFQYLIGDDQIEVQGIDLHKILNLLSESKEVGFTRQYYKDPCDVCIKEDSAKEKYYGFLECHFYIFTKNNEYVVSSISEKYEPNSYGRLVRLGKLDNSFLVSVIVCANCGAFEIEIEQVDM from the coding sequence ATGTATAAATTTGATTTTGAAGGAAAAACATATGAGTTAAATGAAGAAAAGTTCCAATATCTTATTGGAGATGATCAAATAGAGGTTCAAGGGATTGATTTACATAAAATTTTAAATCTACTAAGTGAAAGTAAAGAAGTAGGATTTACAAGACAATATTATAAAGACCCTTGTGATGTTTGTATCAAAGAGGATTCTGCTAAAGAGAAGTACTACGGTTTTTTAGAATGCCATTTTTATATCTTCACTAAAAATAATGAATACGTAGTGAGCAGCATCTCAGAGAAATATGAGCCTAATTCTTATGGCAGACTAGTTAGGCTTGGAAAGCTTGATAATAGTTTTCTAGTAAGTGTAATAGTTTGTGCTAATTGTGGAGCTTTCGAAATTGAAATTGAACAAGTTGATATGTAG
- the thiE gene encoding thiamine phosphate synthase, translating to MSLDKKKIDYSFYIITDGGDNIIDTTRESILGGATVVQYREKHKPYKVMLEEAKKLKDLCDEHGVLLIINDYIDIAKAVGADGVHLGQGDESIIKAKKQLGEGKIIGISAKTFEQAKIAYENGADYIGFGAMFPTQSKADAEYADIEEFKAIKRNLNIPVVLIGGINLENVKEIDLDYDGVCVISAVYSSKDPKGVSEKFCEIIKERLEKNKK from the coding sequence ATGTCATTAGATAAGAAAAAAATTGATTATAGTTTTTATATAATAACAGATGGTGGAGATAACATTATAGATACAACTAGGGAATCTATATTAGGTGGAGCTACTGTGGTCCAATATAGAGAAAAGCATAAGCCTTATAAAGTTATGTTAGAAGAAGCAAAGAAATTAAAGGATTTATGTGATGAGCATGGTGTGCTTTTAATAATTAATGACTATATAGATATTGCTAAAGCAGTAGGGGCAGATGGTGTGCATCTTGGTCAAGGAGATGAATCTATAATTAAAGCAAAGAAACAACTTGGAGAAGGAAAAATAATAGGTATTTCAGCAAAGACCTTTGAGCAAGCTAAGATTGCATACGAAAATGGCGCAGATTATATTGGTTTTGGTGCTATGTTCCCAACTCAATCAAAAGCAGATGCTGAGTATGCTGATATAGAAGAGTTTAAAGCAATAAAAAGAAACTTAAATATTCCTGTAGTACTAATTGGAGGTATTAATCTAGAGAATGTAAAAGAAATAGATCTAGATTATGATGGGGTTTGCGTGATTTCTGCAGTGTATTCATCCAAAGATCCTAAAGGAGTTTCAGAGAAATTTTGTGAAATAATCAAAGAAAGATTGGAAAAAAATAAAAAATAG
- a CDS encoding ANTAR domain-containing response regulator: protein MNIQRGVIVALSNVETAQKVKIMLCDEGYDVLSICNTGGELIRKAIQYAPELVVTSYKMPDMTVLDIYDALADQCSFLVVVNELYRSYIKEEMDVYCINSPISKPVLINAVDLIFQSKRKILKLREQVEKLENKMEERKLIDKAKGILMLNKGLSEMEAFRYIQKISMDSGHKMSEIAEKILLSDF, encoded by the coding sequence ATGAATATTCAAAGGGGAGTAATAGTAGCACTAAGTAATGTAGAAACAGCACAAAAAGTTAAAATTATGCTGTGTGACGAAGGCTATGATGTGTTAAGTATATGTAATACTGGTGGTGAACTTATAAGAAAAGCCATTCAGTATGCACCAGAATTAGTTGTTACAAGTTATAAAATGCCGGATATGACGGTATTGGATATTTATGATGCTTTAGCAGATCAATGTAGTTTTCTAGTGGTTGTGAATGAATTATATCGTTCTTACATCAAAGAAGAAATGGATGTATATTGTATTAATAGCCCAATTTCAAAACCTGTACTTATTAATGCCGTGGATTTGATTTTTCAGAGTAAAAGGAAGATTTTGAAATTAAGAGAACAGGTTGAAAAGTTAGAAAATAAGATGGAAGAAAGAAAGCTTATTGATAAGGCTAAAGGAATTTTGATGTTGAATAAAGGTCTTTCAGAAATGGAAGCTTTTAGATATATACAAAAGATTAGTATGGATAGTGGACATAAGATGAGTGAAATTGCTGAGAAAATTCTTTTAAGTGATTTTTAA
- the glnA gene encoding type I glutamate--ammonia ligase, whose protein sequence is MSKYSKQDIINLVEDNGVKFIRLQFTDIFGALKNVAITDKQLQKALNNECMFDGSSIEGFVRIEESDMYLRPDLDSFVIFPWRPQQGKVARLICDVYSPDGTPFLGDPRNVLKDVIKEAEELGYTLNVGPECEFFLFETDDKGQPKLETQDQGGYFDLGPVDLGENARRDMSLMLEEMGFEIEASHHEVAPGQNEIDFKYSDALTTADNIMTFKLVVKAIAQRHGLYATFMPKPILGINGSGMHINMSLNKDGKNAFVDESDKLGLSETAYYFIAGLMKHIKAMAAITNPIVNSYKRLVAGYEAPVYIAWSAKNRSPLIRVPAARGAGTRIELRCPDPSANPYLTLACLLKAGLDGIKNKLQVPNSTEKNIFEMSEEERLELGIENLPSSLEEAINYMKQSELVKETLGTHIFNNYVKAKQLEWDQYRTQISQWEIDNYLKKY, encoded by the coding sequence ATGAGTAAATATTCTAAGCAAGATATAATAAATTTAGTTGAAGATAATGGAGTCAAGTTTATAAGGTTACAGTTCACAGATATTTTTGGGGCACTTAAAAATGTGGCAATAACAGATAAGCAACTTCAAAAAGCATTAAACAATGAGTGTATGTTTGATGGTTCATCAATAGAGGGTTTTGTAAGAATTGAAGAGTCAGACATGTATTTAAGACCAGATTTAGATAGCTTCGTGATTTTTCCATGGAGACCACAGCAAGGTAAGGTTGCAAGATTAATTTGTGATGTATACAGTCCAGATGGAACACCGTTTCTTGGTGATCCAAGAAATGTTCTTAAAGATGTTATAAAGGAAGCAGAGGAACTTGGATATACATTAAATGTAGGACCAGAGTGTGAATTCTTCTTATTTGAAACTGATGATAAAGGTCAGCCTAAGTTAGAAACGCAAGATCAAGGGGGCTATTTTGATTTAGGACCTGTAGATTTAGGGGAGAATGCAAGAAGGGACATGAGTTTAATGCTTGAAGAGATGGGATTTGAGATAGAAGCATCTCATCATGAAGTGGCTCCAGGTCAAAATGAAATTGATTTTAAGTATAGTGATGCATTAACTACAGCTGATAATATAATGACATTTAAATTAGTAGTAAAGGCAATAGCTCAAAGGCATGGCTTATATGCAACCTTTATGCCTAAGCCTATATTAGGAATTAACGGTTCTGGAATGCATATAAATATGTCTTTAAACAAAGATGGAAAAAATGCTTTCGTTGATGAAAGTGATAAGTTAGGTTTGAGTGAGACTGCATATTATTTCATAGCAGGCTTAATGAAACATATTAAAGCTATGGCAGCTATAACAAATCCTATAGTAAATTCTTATAAAAGATTGGTAGCAGGATACGAAGCGCCTGTATATATAGCATGGTCAGCAAAAAATAGAAGTCCGTTAATTAGAGTGCCTGCAGCAAGAGGAGCTGGAACCAGAATTGAATTAAGATGTCCAGATCCAAGTGCAAATCCATATTTGACACTAGCTTGTTTGTTGAAGGCAGGATTAGATGGAATTAAAAATAAGTTACAAGTACCAAATAGTACTGAAAAAAATATTTTTGAAATGTCAGAAGAAGAGAGATTAGAATTAGGAATTGAAAATTTACCAAGTAGCTTGGAAGAAGCTATAAATTATATGAAACAGAGTGAATTAGTAAAAGAAACTTTAGGTACGCATATTTTTAATAATTATGTAAAAGCTAAACAACTAGAATGGGATCAATATAGAACTCAGATTAGCCAATGGGAAATAGACAATTACTTGAAAAAATATTAG
- a CDS encoding P-II family nitrogen regulator, producing MDYKITKIDIFTRKSKFEELKEAMNEIGVTGMSVTQVMGCGMQKGDIQYYRGVAVEQKLLPKIKVEIVVCEVPVEKVIEAAERVLRTGEIGDGKIFIYDVQDAVKIRTGERGADALIDKNK from the coding sequence ATGGATTATAAAATAACAAAGATTGATATTTTTACTAGGAAATCAAAGTTTGAAGAACTAAAAGAGGCCATGAACGAGATAGGTGTTACAGGAATGTCTGTGACACAAGTTATGGGATGTGGTATGCAAAAAGGTGACATTCAGTATTATAGAGGTGTTGCTGTAGAACAAAAACTATTACCTAAAATAAAGGTTGAAATAGTAGTATGTGAAGTTCCTGTAGAGAAAGTTATCGAAGCCGCTGAAAGGGTTTTAAGAACTGGAGAAATAGGAGACGGAAAGATTTTTATATACGATGTTCAAGATGCGGTAAAAATACGTACAGGTGAAAGAGGAGCAGATGCTCTAATAGATAAAAATAAATAA
- a CDS encoding TetR/AcrR family transcriptional regulator, whose amino-acid sequence MKVDIDKREDKKKIKEDKLYKSAYELFTTKGVKNTAIDDIVKKAGIAKGTFYLYFKDKRDIINKLILLKSRNVLNEAIIKTKEANIDSFQNECLYFVEYIINYFKKNTLMLNLIDKNFSWSVCKFEVNKTDKYENIKAAIKKFIDNMMVKGMEREEAEITLFMVMELVGSVCYTSIINNEPTDIDTIKPVLYKKIIRMVNV is encoded by the coding sequence ATGAAAGTGGATATAGATAAAAGAGAAGATAAGAAAAAGATTAAAGAAGATAAGTTATATAAATCTGCTTATGAGTTATTTACTACTAAGGGTGTAAAAAATACGGCAATAGATGATATAGTAAAAAAAGCTGGAATTGCGAAGGGAACTTTTTACCTTTATTTTAAAGATAAAAGAGATATAATCAATAAATTAATTCTGCTTAAAAGCAGGAATGTATTAAATGAAGCTATAATAAAAACAAAAGAAGCTAATATAGATTCTTTTCAAAATGAATGCTTATATTTTGTGGAATATATCATTAATTATTTCAAAAAAAATACGTTAATGTTAAATCTAATTGATAAGAATTTTTCTTGGAGTGTTTGCAAATTTGAGGTTAATAAGACTGATAAATATGAGAATATAAAAGCTGCAATAAAAAAATTTATAGATAACATGATGGTCAAAGGTATGGAACGAGAAGAAGCTGAAATTACATTATTTATGGTTATGGAACTTGTGGGCAGTGTTTGTTATACTTCTATTATAAATAATGAGCCTACAGATATTGATACTATCAAACCAGTTTTATATAAGAAAATAATTAGAATGGTTAATGTTTAG